A genome region from Methanobacterium sp. includes the following:
- a CDS encoding thioesterase family protein: protein MYTITVTPRFGDSDGLRHINNIVLAEWFELARNKIYRLFTPDLDLSYEKWKLIMVKTDFEFLGQMYYNDDVDIKTSIIRIGNSSYTTYHEAWQSGHLKAKGTAVLVNYDFIQQKSRPIPDDVREKLEEHLDDYSGK from the coding sequence ATGTACACTATTACAGTAACACCCCGATTTGGAGACTCAGACGGTTTAAGACACATAAACAACATAGTACTTGCTGAATGGTTTGAACTGGCAAGAAACAAGATTTACAGATTATTCACCCCGGACCTCGACCTAAGCTACGAGAAATGGAAATTGATAATGGTTAAAACCGATTTTGAATTCCTGGGACAGATGTACTACAACGATGATGTGGACATAAAAACCAGCATCATCAGAATTGGTAACAGTTCCTACACCACCTACCACGAAGCATGGCAATCAGGACACCTCAAAGCAAAAGGAACAGCGGTCCTGGTGAACTACGACTTCATACAGCAGAAATCAAGACCAATACCAGATGATGTAAGGGAAAAACTTGAAGAACATCTGGATGACTATTCAGGGAAATAA
- the glmS gene encoding glutamine--fructose-6-phosphate transaminase (isomerizing), with protein MCGIVGCILKTDKAAPVLLDCVQRLEYRGYDSVGIATYSSSGIWIRKDKGKIDEVSEELHLEELPGEMGIGHVRWATHGLPTRVNAHPHTDCEGKIAVVHNGIIENYKELKDELVGEGHHFVSQTDTEVIAHLIEKYHKDGLDLEAAMNQAINKLHGSYAFAVISVDEPNKIMGVRKESPLILGLGNGEYFLASDAPAILQHTRRIIYLADHETFIMDAEGITVKDREGKVMDKKIETIKWTPEMAQKGGYPHFMLKEIHEQPEAVKNTLFEVSDIEKIVSKFPQFKRITFVACGTSYHASLVGKYLFEGLLGLPTDVILASEFEFSEKAIDPDSLVIFISQSGETADTLKALKIANKKAKTMAIVNVLGSTATREADYVIFTRAGPEIGVAATKTYISQLTCIYLLAACMGKNKELLEELQLIPGYMETVLSYEDEIKEMATKYKDAQDFFFIGRGFSYPTAMEGALKLKEITYIHGEGYAAGELKHGPLALIDDGVPVVAVVPPGKSHDRTLSNVEEVKARGARVIGLGSGDDQVLSFEASDMIKFPAQINELLSPLIYVVPLQLLSYHISVQRGIDPDKPKNLAKCVTVE; from the coding sequence ATGTGCGGAATTGTGGGATGTATACTTAAAACTGATAAAGCAGCACCTGTGCTCTTGGATTGTGTGCAGCGCCTGGAATACCGGGGTTATGACTCGGTGGGCATTGCTACTTACTCATCATCAGGGATTTGGATCAGGAAAGACAAGGGAAAAATTGATGAAGTTTCAGAGGAACTCCACTTAGAAGAACTTCCTGGAGAAATGGGGATAGGTCATGTTCGCTGGGCCACCCATGGTCTTCCAACCCGGGTAAATGCTCATCCTCACACAGATTGTGAGGGAAAAATAGCAGTGGTTCATAACGGTATCATAGAAAACTACAAGGAACTTAAGGATGAGCTGGTAGGTGAAGGACACCATTTCGTGTCCCAAACTGATACAGAGGTTATTGCCCATCTCATTGAAAAATATCATAAAGATGGACTAGATCTGGAGGCGGCCATGAATCAGGCCATCAACAAGCTTCATGGGTCCTATGCCTTTGCAGTTATCAGTGTTGATGAACCCAATAAAATCATGGGGGTCCGAAAGGAAAGCCCACTTATACTGGGACTGGGAAACGGCGAATATTTCCTGGCTTCTGATGCTCCAGCCATACTACAGCACACCAGACGGATTATTTACCTGGCAGACCATGAAACATTCATCATGGATGCAGAGGGCATCACTGTAAAGGACCGCGAGGGTAAGGTAATGGATAAAAAGATAGAAACCATTAAATGGACTCCTGAAATGGCCCAAAAAGGTGGTTATCCTCATTTCATGCTTAAAGAGATTCATGAACAGCCCGAAGCAGTTAAAAACACCCTCTTCGAGGTTTCAGATATTGAGAAGATCGTCAGTAAATTTCCACAGTTCAAACGAATCACCTTTGTGGCCTGTGGAACATCCTATCATGCTTCCCTGGTTGGGAAATATCTTTTTGAAGGCCTTTTAGGATTACCCACAGATGTGATCCTTGCTTCTGAGTTTGAATTCTCAGAAAAGGCCATTGATCCAGATTCCCTGGTGATATTCATCAGCCAGTCCGGAGAAACTGCCGACACATTGAAAGCCCTTAAAATAGCCAATAAAAAGGCTAAAACCATGGCAATTGTCAACGTACTTGGTAGTACGGCTACAAGAGAGGCGGATTATGTTATATTCACCAGGGCCGGCCCTGAAATTGGTGTAGCTGCAACCAAAACATATATCAGTCAATTAACCTGCATATACCTCCTGGCAGCATGTATGGGTAAAAACAAGGAGCTTTTAGAGGAACTTCAACTGATTCCAGGTTACATGGAGACGGTGCTCTCTTATGAGGATGAAATCAAAGAAATGGCAACTAAATACAAAGATGCTCAGGATTTCTTCTTTATTGGTAGAGGATTTTCTTATCCCACAGCAATGGAGGGAGCATTGAAACTTAAGGAAATAACCTACATTCATGGTGAGGGATACGCTGCCGGGGAACTTAAACACGGGCCATTAGCACTTATCGATGATGGTGTGCCGGTGGTAGCAGTGGTACCTCCAGGTAAAAGCCACGACCGAACCCTCAGTAACGTGGAAGAAGTCAAAGCCAGGGGAGCACGGGTTATAGGTCTTGGCTCAGGTGATGATCAGGTTTTAAGTTTCGAAGCCAGTGACATGATAAAATTCCCCGCCCAGATCAACGAGTTACTATCACCCCTGATCTATGTTGTGCCTTTACAGTTACTATCATACCATATAAGCGTGCAGAGGGGTATTGACCCTGATAAACCTAAAAACCTGGCAAAATGTGTAACTGTGGAATAA
- a CDS encoding 2'-5' RNA ligase family protein has product MSLLAIAYPKISDEDYQWIQEFREENDELYHGVVEPHFTLVFPVFNQRPETFIEEIKRRAADHSRIEFALRCAVMEKDAFTPYWHVFLVPDEGYSQIIKLHDNFYSGKLADELRMDLPFIPHIGIGNSIEQWTCKELVDQINYSNMEIKGTIDEINVVEYHEERVETMEKIKLSP; this is encoded by the coding sequence ATGTCATTATTAGCCATAGCTTATCCTAAAATTAGTGATGAGGATTATCAGTGGATTCAGGAATTCAGGGAAGAAAATGACGAGCTTTACCATGGTGTAGTGGAGCCCCATTTCACCCTGGTATTCCCTGTATTCAACCAGAGACCGGAAACATTCATTGAGGAAATTAAAAGAAGAGCAGCAGATCATAGTAGAATAGAATTTGCTTTAAGATGTGCAGTTATGGAAAAGGATGCATTCACTCCATACTGGCATGTGTTCCTGGTGCCAGATGAGGGTTACAGCCAGATAATCAAACTCCACGATAACTTTTACTCAGGGAAACTGGCTGATGAACTCCGCATGGACCTCCCATTCATCCCCCATATTGGTATTGGCAACTCCATAGAACAATGGACCTGCAAAGAACTGGTTGATCAGATCAACTATTCCAATATGGAAATAAAGGGCACCATAGATGAGATCAACGTGGTGGAATACCATGAAGAACGGGTAGAAACCATGGAAAAGATAAAACTATCACCTTAA
- a CDS encoding XRE family transcriptional regulator — protein sequence MSEENKVGAKIRQLREDRQMSVEELADASYSSVELIEDLESGALVPSLTPLLKIARALGVRLGTFLDDAPHSGPFMVKSGKSDNIIRFSGQGLGEHSNKSALEFYSLAYGKGDRHMEPFLIDIHPTENQDYQLASHEGEEFLYVIQGKIEVLYGQESYLLEAEDSIYYDSVVPHHVHAKEKDSKMLAVVYTPF from the coding sequence ATGTCTGAGGAGAACAAAGTTGGAGCGAAAATCCGTCAGTTAAGAGAAGATCGTCAAATGTCAGTAGAAGAACTGGCAGATGCCAGTTATAGTAGTGTTGAACTCATAGAAGACCTGGAAAGCGGAGCACTGGTACCATCACTAACTCCTCTTTTAAAAATTGCACGAGCGCTGGGCGTACGCCTGGGCACCTTCCTGGATGATGCTCCCCACAGCGGTCCGTTCATGGTTAAATCCGGAAAATCAGATAATATAATTAGGTTTTCTGGTCAGGGTCTTGGTGAACACAGCAACAAGAGTGCATTGGAATTCTACTCACTTGCCTATGGGAAGGGAGACCGACACATGGAACCGTTCCTCATCGATATCCACCCCACCGAAAACCAGGATTACCAGCTGGCATCCCACGAAGGTGAAGAATTCCTATATGTTATCCAGGGAAAAATAGAAGTGCTTTACGGGCAGGAAAGCTACCTACTGGAAGCAGAAGATAGTATTTACTACGATTCAGTGGTCCCCCACCACGTTCATGCCAAAGAAAAGGATTCAAAAATGCTGGCAGTGGTTTACACTCCCTTTTAA
- a CDS encoding AMP-binding protein: protein MVFSELTIGDFLEEMVKKDPNQEFMVYPDRNLRFTYKEFDERVNLLAKGLLEIGIKKGDHLGIWAKNVPDWLTIMFATSKIGVVLVTVNTAYKSHELAYVLEQSDMKALAIIDGYQDVDYIQTVYELLPELKTQERGKLNSEKFPFLDSVIYVGQEKHRGMYNTNEILLLGRHGDEEEFQRIKSSVTNDEVVNMQYTSGTTGFPKGVMLTHRNILNNGYYIGERQKFTEKDRLCLTVPLFHCFGIVLGVMAIFTHGATFVVVELFDPLMVLAAVQKERCTALYGVPTMFIAEYSHPMFEMFDLSSLRTGIMAGSTPPIEAMKKVVNDMNMTEITSVYGLTEGSPGFTQTSVDDPLEKRVETVGKPLPDCEVKIVDPETGKTLKPHQTGEICCRGYNVMKGYYKMPEKTREVIDEDGWLHSGDLATVDEEGYYSIVGRIKDMIIRGGENIYPREIEEFLYTMPGVLDVQVVGIADEKYGEIVGACIILEENAELTEEDVRDYAVTKIARFKVPKHVFFVDEFPLTASGKIQKFILKEQAEKLLKEKLIKEEDSI, encoded by the coding sequence ATGGTTTTTAGTGAGCTTACTATTGGTGACTTCCTGGAAGAAATGGTAAAAAAGGATCCCAACCAGGAATTCATGGTCTACCCCGACAGAAATCTTCGTTTCACCTACAAGGAATTTGACGAAAGGGTCAACCTCCTGGCCAAAGGTCTTCTGGAAATTGGAATAAAAAAAGGAGACCACTTAGGTATCTGGGCCAAAAACGTGCCAGACTGGCTTACCATAATGTTCGCCACCTCCAAGATCGGAGTGGTTCTGGTTACAGTTAACACCGCTTACAAAAGCCATGAACTGGCATATGTACTTGAACAGTCCGATATGAAGGCCCTTGCAATTATTGACGGGTATCAGGATGTTGATTACATTCAAACAGTCTATGAACTACTCCCTGAGTTGAAAACCCAGGAAAGGGGTAAACTCAACAGTGAAAAATTCCCATTCTTAGACAGTGTAATCTATGTTGGTCAGGAAAAGCACCGGGGAATGTACAACACCAATGAAATCCTTCTACTTGGAAGACATGGAGATGAAGAAGAATTCCAGAGGATAAAATCATCAGTTACCAATGATGAGGTGGTTAACATGCAGTACACCTCCGGAACCACAGGATTCCCCAAGGGAGTGATGTTAACCCACCGTAACATCCTCAACAACGGATACTACATTGGTGAAAGACAGAAATTCACAGAAAAAGACAGATTATGCTTAACTGTACCACTTTTCCACTGTTTTGGTATTGTACTGGGAGTTATGGCCATCTTCACCCACGGAGCCACCTTTGTGGTGGTGGAACTATTTGATCCCCTGATGGTACTGGCAGCTGTTCAAAAAGAACGATGCACAGCTCTCTACGGAGTGCCAACCATGTTCATTGCCGAGTACAGTCACCCCATGTTTGAAATGTTCGATCTTTCCAGTCTGCGTACTGGTATCATGGCAGGCTCCACCCCACCCATTGAAGCCATGAAAAAGGTGGTCAATGACATGAACATGACCGAGATCACCAGTGTCTACGGCCTGACCGAAGGCTCCCCCGGATTCACCCAGACCAGTGTGGACGACCCCCTGGAGAAGAGAGTGGAAACAGTGGGTAAGCCATTACCAGATTGTGAGGTTAAAATCGTGGACCCTGAAACCGGCAAAACCCTGAAACCCCACCAGACCGGTGAAATATGCTGTAGAGGGTACAATGTGATGAAAGGCTACTATAAAATGCCAGAAAAAACCAGGGAAGTCATAGATGAAGATGGATGGCTCCACAGTGGGGACCTGGCAACTGTGGATGAAGAAGGATACTACTCCATAGTGGGCCGTATCAAGGACATGATCATCCGTGGAGGGGAAAACATCTACCCCCGTGAAATAGAGGAATTCCTCTACACCATGCCTGGAGTACTTGACGTCCAGGTGGTGGGAATCGCAGATGAGAAGTACGGGGAAATTGTAGGAGCCTGCATTATCCTGGAAGAAAATGCTGAACTTACCGAGGAAGATGTCCGGGACTACGCTGTAACCAAGATCGCCCGTTTCAAGGTGCCAAAACATGTTTTCTTTGTGGATGAATTCCCACTAACTGCCAGTGGAAAAATACAGAAATTCATTCTAAAGGAACAGGCAGAAAAACTTTTAAAGGAGAAACTGATAAAAGAAGAGGATTCCATTTAG
- a CDS encoding LemA family protein, with protein sequence MWNLIGFGLVVLIIVIFFVIIIAIYNSLIKLQNGVEGAWSQINVQLERRSDLIDNLVETVKGYAAHEKTTFQEVARARSNLNDAQTVKENEKADNMLTGTLKSLFAVAENYPELKADENFLELQDQLSETEDKIAQYREFYNEIVLTYNNKREVFPNNMLANFFNFPEAEYFEHGKDAEEVPQVDF encoded by the coding sequence ATGTGGAACTTAATTGGTTTTGGACTGGTAGTCCTAATAATTGTAATATTCTTTGTAATAATCATTGCAATCTACAACAGTTTAATTAAACTTCAAAACGGGGTTGAAGGTGCCTGGTCACAGATAAATGTGCAACTAGAGCGAAGATCTGACTTGATTGATAATCTAGTGGAAACTGTGAAAGGTTACGCTGCACATGAAAAAACCACCTTCCAGGAGGTTGCTCGGGCACGTTCAAACTTGAACGATGCACAGACTGTTAAAGAGAATGAAAAGGCAGATAATATGCTAACCGGTACTTTAAAAAGCTTGTTTGCAGTAGCAGAGAATTATCCTGAGCTAAAGGCAGATGAAAATTTCCTGGAACTGCAGGATCAGCTATCTGAAACAGAGGATAAAATCGCCCAGTACCGTGAATTTTATAATGAAATTGTACTGACCTACAACAACAAACGTGAAGTCTTCCCCAACAATATGCTGGCTAATTTCTTCAACTTTCCCGAAGCAGAATACTTTGAACATGGTAAAGATGCAGAAGAAGTGCCTCAGGTTGATTTTTAG
- a CDS encoding DEAD/DEAH box helicase, whose product MIILRRKKKIVELFPIGSSKGALNDRRKPLFHGYIKFRRVDDQLKIHKFIVKKDKEVILPPSEAVKVLRKQNVFLVGADPDTEEFLQSLNITYNHTLICRHCTFEGFITLIRREKSYFYHGDNLCRLCAENEIKRELKSRSYDMSTFPRFRKMLDETGDLSKVLSVFDPRFDPLKNQELTLYDKVTTKKDDNLSKVRIDTLKIPEAFKQSLKSQGTHLLPVQVLALQAGLLEEENLLVVSATASGKTLIGELAGIPHALEGGKFLFLTPLVALANQKYRDFKKRYQKLGLNVSIRVGMSRIKAKEELTLPDEKIDASDIVVGTYEGLDFLLRAGRSSQLGDLKTVVVDEIHMLGDDERGPRLRGLIHRLRVLFPNLQVIGLSATVKNPKEIAAEFGMKLVEYPLRPVPLERHLIFTRTEEEKNHLLTQLARNEYQNRSRKGYHGQSIIFTNSRRKTHTVSDYLTRRGVKAAAYHAGLSYSKKNRIEKEFGEQKLGAVVTTAALAAGVDFPASQVLFESLTMGNKRLNPNEFSQMLGRAGRPTYHDQGKVYLLPEIGRSYGDETEEMQAMELLSSDVEPVNVTYSEDSQVEQFLADICAGRVDKFSQISQEYQNDELPLEFEEAFNIMVDYGLVREKDGKVSPTSYGRAVSMSFLDYPCADYIRKSLDRIHPMDIALKLEPFESAYLSNRITTQVGRILKINMSTRLFADSTLDILSSGSAINKLEPSLRERLTRLQMDFYTCRCKERPFCGCFQRELSRKMIKQRLAKRDPVDISRKLMRDYEIHAYAGDIFSWLDSLIRMLEAVRRISQAFGKKKVVTECNRLIRQVEN is encoded by the coding sequence ATGATAATCTTAAGACGTAAAAAGAAGATTGTGGAACTTTTTCCCATTGGAAGTTCTAAGGGGGCTTTGAATGACCGGAGAAAACCCTTATTTCATGGTTATATCAAGTTTCGCAGGGTGGATGATCAGCTAAAGATCCACAAGTTCATAGTCAAGAAGGATAAGGAGGTCATTCTACCTCCCAGCGAAGCAGTTAAGGTCCTGCGAAAACAAAACGTGTTCCTGGTAGGTGCCGACCCCGACACGGAAGAATTCCTCCAGTCATTAAATATAACATACAATCACACACTTATATGCAGGCACTGCACATTTGAAGGTTTTATAACCCTGATCAGAAGAGAAAAATCTTACTTTTATCATGGAGACAATCTCTGCAGACTATGCGCAGAAAATGAGATAAAACGAGAGTTGAAATCTCGTTCATATGATATGAGCACATTTCCCCGGTTCAGAAAGATGCTGGATGAGACCGGTGACCTTTCAAAAGTACTGAGTGTCTTCGATCCACGATTCGACCCCCTTAAAAATCAAGAACTCACATTATACGATAAGGTAACCACCAAAAAAGATGATAATCTCTCTAAAGTCAGAATTGACACCTTGAAAATCCCGGAAGCATTCAAACAATCCTTAAAAAGCCAGGGAACTCATCTCTTACCTGTTCAGGTGCTGGCACTTCAGGCAGGACTCCTGGAAGAGGAGAACCTACTGGTGGTATCAGCCACTGCCAGTGGAAAAACACTGATTGGAGAGTTGGCAGGCATACCCCACGCCCTTGAAGGTGGGAAATTCCTTTTTCTAACTCCTCTGGTGGCATTAGCCAATCAGAAGTACAGGGATTTCAAGAAAAGATACCAGAAACTGGGGTTAAATGTTTCCATAAGGGTGGGGATGAGCCGGATAAAAGCCAAGGAAGAACTGACTCTCCCTGATGAAAAGATAGATGCTTCAGATATTGTGGTGGGAACATATGAAGGTCTGGATTTCCTTCTTCGTGCTGGAAGATCATCCCAGCTGGGTGATCTTAAAACAGTGGTGGTGGATGAGATCCACATGCTGGGAGATGATGAAAGAGGACCCCGACTCCGGGGACTCATACACCGCCTGAGGGTCCTATTCCCTAATTTACAAGTAATCGGACTTTCAGCCACTGTCAAAAACCCCAAGGAAATTGCAGCTGAATTTGGCATGAAACTGGTTGAGTATCCCCTGCGTCCGGTTCCCCTGGAGCGACACCTGATATTCACCAGAACTGAGGAGGAAAAAAACCATCTCCTGACTCAACTCGCCCGCAATGAATACCAGAACCGATCTCGAAAGGGGTACCATGGACAGAGTATCATTTTCACCAATTCACGCCGGAAGACCCATACTGTATCCGATTATCTGACCAGGAGGGGTGTTAAGGCAGCAGCATACCATGCTGGGTTATCCTACTCTAAAAAGAATCGGATCGAAAAAGAATTCGGGGAGCAGAAACTGGGAGCAGTGGTCACCACAGCAGCGCTAGCAGCAGGAGTGGATTTCCCAGCTTCCCAAGTACTTTTTGAAAGTTTGACCATGGGAAATAAAAGACTCAATCCCAATGAGTTTTCCCAGATGCTGGGCCGGGCAGGAAGGCCCACATATCATGATCAGGGAAAGGTGTACCTTTTACCGGAGATTGGTCGGAGTTATGGGGATGAAACTGAGGAAATGCAGGCCATGGAACTCTTATCCAGTGATGTGGAACCAGTTAATGTAACTTATTCAGAGGACAGTCAGGTTGAACAGTTCCTGGCTGATATCTGTGCAGGAAGGGTGGATAAATTTTCCCAGATAAGTCAGGAATACCAAAATGATGAGTTACCCCTGGAATTTGAAGAAGCTTTCAATATAATGGTGGATTATGGTCTGGTAAGGGAAAAGGATGGTAAAGTATCACCCACATCTTATGGGCGGGCAGTTTCCATGTCCTTTTTGGATTATCCCTGTGCCGATTATATCCGGAAGAGCCTGGACCGGATACATCCCATGGATATAGCCCTTAAACTGGAACCCTTTGAAAGCGCATATCTCTCCAACAGGATAACCACCCAGGTAGGTCGCATTCTCAAAATAAACATGTCCACCCGATTATTTGCAGACAGCACTCTGGATATCTTGAGTTCTGGATCTGCCATTAATAAACTGGAACCCAGCCTCAGGGAACGGTTGACAAGACTTCAAATGGATTTTTACACCTGCCGGTGTAAGGAAAGACCCTTCTGTGGCTGTTTCCAGAGGGAATTATCCAGGAAAATGATTAAGCAGCGCCTTGCAAAACGGGACCCGGTTGATATAAGCCGGAAGTTAATGCGTGATTATGAAATCCACGCCTATGCGGGGGATATATTCAGCTGGCTGGACTCACTTATCCGGATGCTGGAGGCGGTGCGCAGGATAAGTCAGGCTTTTGGTAAGAAAAAGGTGGTCACAGAGTGCAACCGTCTGATAAGACAGGTTGAAAATTAA
- the purC gene encoding phosphoribosylaminoimidazolesuccinocarboxamide synthase has translation MNLDKGNLLYRGKAKDVYQTSQPQQVLVKFRDDITAGDGEKKEVMSLKGYYNSLISAKLFELLEDAGIKTQYIDLPEPGYMLSHKLDMIPLEVITRNIAAGSLLRRFPFQEGQTFHPPIIQMDYKNDEYHDPMLNDDIILALDLASSEDLEAIRKITLKINEVLKSYLESRGLIFPDFKIEFGRDADGNIVLGDEISPDTCRFWDSETCDILDKDLFRKGESGVIEAYQKVANIILDDEDKKRWNLDF, from the coding sequence ATGAATCTTGATAAGGGAAATCTCCTATACCGGGGTAAAGCCAAGGATGTGTACCAGACCAGCCAGCCACAGCAGGTTTTAGTAAAATTCAGAGATGACATAACCGCAGGGGATGGGGAAAAGAAGGAAGTTATGAGCTTGAAGGGCTATTACAACTCCCTAATCTCAGCTAAACTTTTCGAACTGCTGGAAGATGCGGGTATAAAAACCCAGTACATCGATTTACCCGAACCGGGATACATGCTATCCCATAAACTGGATATGATACCCCTGGAAGTGATCACTAGAAATATAGCTGCAGGAAGCCTTCTTAGAAGGTTCCCATTCCAAGAAGGGCAGACATTCCATCCTCCCATTATTCAGATGGATTATAAGAATGATGAATACCATGATCCCATGCTTAACGATGACATCATCCTGGCCCTGGATCTGGCTAGTAGCGAAGATCTGGAAGCCATCCGAAAAATCACCCTGAAGATCAATGAGGTTCTGAAAAGCTACCTGGAAAGCAGGGGACTCATCTTTCCAGACTTTAAAATAGAATTTGGTCGTGATGCAGATGGAAACATTGTCCTGGGGGATGAAATCAGCCCAGACACCTGCCGGTTCTGGGATAGTGAAACCTGTGATATTCTGGATAAGGATCTTTTCAGAAAGGGTGAATCTGGAGTTATTGAAGCCTACCAGAAGGTAGCCAACATAATATTAGATGATGAAGATAAGAAAAGATGGAATTTAGATTTTTAA